The following are from one region of the Populus trichocarpa isolate Nisqually-1 chromosome 8, P.trichocarpa_v4.1, whole genome shotgun sequence genome:
- the LOC18101781 gene encoding probable histone-arginine methyltransferase 1.4 isoform X2 codes for MEIQKQSKQQQEFALASMTELASSSSSSSFCSDSQSVPVTARFSADNGVVELRFNRESESADSISVDVKTARLFKLGGLQSVCITKASGADTGKEKYSTGVTVQFRNEEESRAFHCAFEQWKKEVTVQGTYYAAVIENRADFFGRVVVDVGAGSGILSFFAAQAGAKHVYAVEASEMADYARKLIAGNPSLGEKITVIKGKVEEVELPEKADILISEPMGTLLVNERMLESYVIARDRFLVPNGKMFPTVGRIHMAPFSDEYLFVEIANKALFWQQQGYYGVDLTPLHASAFGGYFSQPVVDAFDPRLLVAPAISHVLDFTEIKEEDLYEIDIPLKFIASVGTRVHGLACWFDVLFNGSTVQRWLTTAPGAPTTHWYQLRCVLSQPLYVVAGQEITGQLRMVAHNAQSYTVYLTLSAKMWGPGAEQGGILQTSSCKLDLKEPYYRMSQPQTYAMAQDQQPHQPIHAQDIHIQADDLKEPELIQPPPQNLDAQVQ; via the exons ATGGAGAttcaaaaacaaagcaaacagCAACAAGAGTTTGCTTTAGCATCAATGACTGAGctcgcttcttcttcttcttcgtcgtcgTTTTGTTCAGATTCTCAATCTGTACCGGTAACTGCTAGGTTTAGCGCTGACAATGGAGTTGTGGAGCTTCGATTTAACCGAGAGTCTGAATCAGCTGATTCTATCAGTGTTGATGTCAAAACTGCTCGG TTATTCAAGCTGGGGGGTTTACAATCAGTTTGCATAACCAAAGCGTCAGGTGCTGACACGGGCAAAGAG AAATATTCAACAGGAGTCACTGTCCAATTTAGAAATGAGGAGGAGAGCAGGGCCTTCCATTGTGCATTTGAACAATGGAAGAAGGAAGTCACTGTTCAAG GAACCTATTATGCTGCAGTCATTGAGAATCGTGCAGATTTTTTTGGTCGTGTGGTGGTTGATGTTGGTGCTGGTAGTggtattttgtcattttttgcTGCTCAG GCTGGTGCAAAGCATGTCTATGCCGTGGAAGCATCTGAAATGGCAGATTATGCCCGGAAACTGATTGCTGGAAACCCATCGCTTGGGGAAAAGATAACA GTAATAAAGGGTAAAGTTGAGGAAGTTGAATTGCCAGAGAAAGCAGATATTCTGATCTCTGAACCAATGG GTACCTTGTTAGTCAATGAAAGAATGTTGGAGTCCTATGTGATTGCAAGAGATAGGTTTCTTGTTCCAAATGGAAAAATGTTTCCTACAGTTGGAAG GATACACATGGCACCTTTTAGTgatgaatatttatttgttgaaattgCGAATAAG GCCCTCTTTTGGCAGCAACAAGGCTATTACGGAGTTGATCTGACACCCTTGCATGCATCTGCATTTGGGGGATACTTTTCTCAG CCTGTTGTGGATGCCTTTGATCCTAGATTATTGGTGGCTCCTGCAATTAGTCATGTTTTAGACTTTACTGAAATAAAG GAAGAGGACTTATATGAAATTGATATACCTTTAAAATTCATAGCCTCTGTAGGAACCAGAGTTCATGGGCTGGCTTGCTGGTTCGATGTGTTATTTAATGGGAG TACTGTACAAAGGTGGCTTACAACTGCCCCTGGTGCGCCTACCACCCACTGGTACCAATTACGTTGTGTTCTGTCTCAGCCACTCTATGTGGTGGCAGGACAAGAAATTACTGGCCAGCTCCGGATGGTTGCCCACAATGCTCAGAGTTACACTGTATATTTAACTTTGTCAG CTAAAATGTGGGGACCCGGTGCTGAGCAAGGAGGAATACTCCAGACATCATCTTGCAAACTCGACCTAAAAGAGCCATATTACAGAATGTCCCAACCACAAACTTATGCAATGGCACAAGATCAGCAACCACACCAGCCAATACACGCACAG GATATACACATTCAGGCAGATGATTTAAAGGAGCCTGAGTTGATACAACCGCCGCCTCAGAATTTGGATGCCCAGGTCCAATAA
- the LOC18101781 gene encoding probable histone-arginine methyltransferase 1.4 isoform X1 — protein sequence MEIQKQSKQQQEFALASMTELASSSSSSSFCSDSQSVPVTARFSADNGVVELRFNRESESADSISVDVKTARLFKLGGLQSVCITKASGADTGKEKYSTGVTVQFRNEEESRAFHCAFEQWKKEVTVQGTLLTDGAVTACKSKFDDKIEPSSAKLYFHYYGQLLHQQNMLQDYVRTGTYYAAVIENRADFFGRVVVDVGAGSGILSFFAAQAGAKHVYAVEASEMADYARKLIAGNPSLGEKITVIKGKVEEVELPEKADILISEPMGTLLVNERMLESYVIARDRFLVPNGKMFPTVGRIHMAPFSDEYLFVEIANKALFWQQQGYYGVDLTPLHASAFGGYFSQPVVDAFDPRLLVAPAISHVLDFTEIKEEDLYEIDIPLKFIASVGTRVHGLACWFDVLFNGSTVQRWLTTAPGAPTTHWYQLRCVLSQPLYVVAGQEITGQLRMVAHNAQSYTVYLTLSAKMWGPGAEQGGILQTSSCKLDLKEPYYRMSQPQTYAMAQDQQPHQPIHAQDIHIQADDLKEPELIQPPPQNLDAQVQ from the exons ATGGAGAttcaaaaacaaagcaaacagCAACAAGAGTTTGCTTTAGCATCAATGACTGAGctcgcttcttcttcttcttcgtcgtcgTTTTGTTCAGATTCTCAATCTGTACCGGTAACTGCTAGGTTTAGCGCTGACAATGGAGTTGTGGAGCTTCGATTTAACCGAGAGTCTGAATCAGCTGATTCTATCAGTGTTGATGTCAAAACTGCTCGG TTATTCAAGCTGGGGGGTTTACAATCAGTTTGCATAACCAAAGCGTCAGGTGCTGACACGGGCAAAGAG AAATATTCAACAGGAGTCACTGTCCAATTTAGAAATGAGGAGGAGAGCAGGGCCTTCCATTGTGCATTTGAACAATGGAAGAAGGAAGTCACTGTTCAAG GAACATTGCTAACTGATGGAGCAGTCACAGCTTGTAAAAGCAAGTTTGATGATAAAATAGAACCATCATCTGCCAAGCTGTATTTCCATTACTATGGGCAATTGCTACATCAGCAAAACATGCTACAAGATTATGTGAGGACAG GAACCTATTATGCTGCAGTCATTGAGAATCGTGCAGATTTTTTTGGTCGTGTGGTGGTTGATGTTGGTGCTGGTAGTggtattttgtcattttttgcTGCTCAG GCTGGTGCAAAGCATGTCTATGCCGTGGAAGCATCTGAAATGGCAGATTATGCCCGGAAACTGATTGCTGGAAACCCATCGCTTGGGGAAAAGATAACA GTAATAAAGGGTAAAGTTGAGGAAGTTGAATTGCCAGAGAAAGCAGATATTCTGATCTCTGAACCAATGG GTACCTTGTTAGTCAATGAAAGAATGTTGGAGTCCTATGTGATTGCAAGAGATAGGTTTCTTGTTCCAAATGGAAAAATGTTTCCTACAGTTGGAAG GATACACATGGCACCTTTTAGTgatgaatatttatttgttgaaattgCGAATAAG GCCCTCTTTTGGCAGCAACAAGGCTATTACGGAGTTGATCTGACACCCTTGCATGCATCTGCATTTGGGGGATACTTTTCTCAG CCTGTTGTGGATGCCTTTGATCCTAGATTATTGGTGGCTCCTGCAATTAGTCATGTTTTAGACTTTACTGAAATAAAG GAAGAGGACTTATATGAAATTGATATACCTTTAAAATTCATAGCCTCTGTAGGAACCAGAGTTCATGGGCTGGCTTGCTGGTTCGATGTGTTATTTAATGGGAG TACTGTACAAAGGTGGCTTACAACTGCCCCTGGTGCGCCTACCACCCACTGGTACCAATTACGTTGTGTTCTGTCTCAGCCACTCTATGTGGTGGCAGGACAAGAAATTACTGGCCAGCTCCGGATGGTTGCCCACAATGCTCAGAGTTACACTGTATATTTAACTTTGTCAG CTAAAATGTGGGGACCCGGTGCTGAGCAAGGAGGAATACTCCAGACATCATCTTGCAAACTCGACCTAAAAGAGCCATATTACAGAATGTCCCAACCACAAACTTATGCAATGGCACAAGATCAGCAACCACACCAGCCAATACACGCACAG GATATACACATTCAGGCAGATGATTTAAAGGAGCCTGAGTTGATACAACCGCCGCCTCAGAATTTGGATGCCCAGGTCCAATAA